CTACGTCTGTCTCGCATCTGGAGGATTGCAGTATGACGCATTTCCTCATTACCCCAGAAACCAAACTGGTCACCAACCGCTGGGGAATTCCTGAGCCGGTACAAGCCCAGCAAATCACAGAACAAGAAATTGATTTGGTGCTGGTGCCGTTGCTGGTGTTTGATTTGCAAGGCCACCGCGTAGGCTACGGCAAAGGGTTCTATGATCGTTTTTTGGCTTTTTTACCCAAAACAAGCCAAAAACGAGGCCTGTCCTTAGAGCCGCCGGTTCCCAAAATTGAAGACGTGCACCCTTTGGATCTAATCTTAGATGCCGTGATTACCCCTCAACAGACCTTCTGGTTCTAGCTCCTCCCAGGGGCTCCCTCTGATTTTCCTATTCCCTCTAAATTGTATTCCAAGGAAAGTATTCTAAGAGGTAATTCTTCTTGCATCTCCTTTCCTAACAACCAATCTTTTAGCCATGTCTTTGCCTTGTACACGAGGGCAGGGGTGCTTTTCTGTGGTGTTTTGAACTTACTTGTTGCTTGGGGCTAGCAGGAAGATGGATTAGAGGCAACAAAAAGCTATATATCTGAAAGCTATTATTTATATTTAGTTTTCAGGTAACTCTTTCTGTTCCTACTCTTTTGCATTTTCTTACTCACCCATAAAACAAACTAGCATGAAAAAACCCTTACTGCTATTATTAACTTTTCTGATGTCATGGGC
The nucleotide sequence above comes from Nibribacter ruber. Encoded proteins:
- a CDS encoding 5-formyltetrahydrofolate cyclo-ligase; the protein is MLKAHLRKAYLAKRRNLSEAEVEDMSLQIANRFFEDFQPVKGQTVHVFLPILHHREINTWRIIHKLWEQFPEVRVATSVSHLEDCSMTHFLITPETKLVTNRWGIPEPVQAQQITEQEIDLVLVPLLVFDLQGHRVGYGKGFYDRFLAFLPKTSQKRGLSLEPPVPKIEDVHPLDLILDAVITPQQTFWF